GAGGCGATGATCGGCGGGGTCTGCCCGAACGACCCCCGCAGCAAGGGGATGTTGCGGTCGGCGGCGGCGATCGCGCGGCTGCGGCGGCTACCGTTCACCTGCGCGTGCACCGACAAAGAAGTCTGCACCGCGACCCTTGGTGAGGAGGAGATATCTGAGCGGCAGGCCCGGATCATCGTGCATGCGGTCTGTCAGAAAACTACCCTGACCGGCGACGACGATGAGCCGGCGTTCCTCGATGGACACGGCCCGATCAGTGCCGGGCATGTCCGGGACCTCGCGCAACGCCCCGACGCCCTGGTCCGGGACCTCGACCTGGGTGCTTTACTGAACCCTCGGCTCGGTGCGGGGACCCCCGAGGATGGCGACGCCCCGGCCGGTGCTCCCGCGGATCCGGACGAGTACACCATTGACCCCGACACCGATGCCCCGGGCGGCGGACACGGCGCCGGAACCCGGCCCCGCGCCGCCGCCACCGGCCGGTCCGACGATCCACACGCCGGCCGGTCGGCCGAGTTCCGGCCCACTGACGACCGCAGACCGGCCGAGGGCCCCGGACAAGCCGCGAACAACGACCCAGAATCCGGTGGCGGGGTCCCGGCGGCGTTTCTGGCCGGTCAGGCACTGCCGAGTGACCCCTACCGGCCCACTGAAGCCCTTAGCGTCTTGGTACGGGCGTTGTTCGGGACCTGTACCGTACCCGGGTGCGAGCAGCCGGCCTGGAACTGCGAACTCGATCACTGCGAGGAGTTCGACCAGCTCTGTCCCGCCTCCGGCGGCCCGACCTGTTTGTGCAATATCGGACCCAAATGCAAACGCCATCACCTGCTGAAAACGTTCCTCGGCGCGGCCAACCCCGAGGACGGTTGGGTCGACGAGCAATGGATCGACCAGCAGGGTGTGGTGTGGACGGCGATCACCGTGCACGACACCATCGTCGAGACCCGCGCGGAGAATCAGTGGCTGTTCCCCCAACTCGCTGGGGTGAGCTGTGCCCACCAAGCCCACCCGCCACCCGAACCACCACTGCGGGGCCCATGCCGGCCGGACGGTGCGGATGGGAGCGTGGCAGGGGGCGGTCTGCGAGCCGCTACCGCGTACAAACACGCCTGGCGTCGCCGCGAACGTGCGCGCTTGCGCCGCGCCCGGGAACGTGCCGACGTCGCCGACGGCCCACCACCGTTCTAAAGACCAGGCGGAGGCGAGCCTTGTGGACGCTGTGGCGTGAAGAAGACCGCGGACTCGGCGGGGAGGGTGAGGCACGCGCTGAACGGGCGGCCGTGGCTGGGTATCTCCTCGGCGGTCACCGCGCCGAGGTTGCCGACGCCGCGGCCGTCGTAGTCGCGCGCGCCGGTGTTCAGGATCTCCCGCCAGCGGCCGCCGGACGGGAGGCCCAGCCGGTAGTCGTACAGGTCGCGGGGCGAGAAGTTGAACACGCACGCGACGGTGCCGCCGGGGGCCTCCGGATCCACCGCGCGGCGCAGGAAACCGATCACCGTATTGGTGGTGTCGTTCGCGTCGAGCCAGGCGAAACCGTCCGCGTCGCAGTCGAGTTCGCCCAGCGCGGGCAGTTCCCGGTACAGCCGGTTCAGGTCGGCGGTCACCCGGGCGATCCCGGCGTGCGCGGGGTCGTCGAGCAATGTCCAGGCGGGACCGTCGACGTCCGACCACTCCGCGGGCTGGCCGAACTCCTGGCCCATGAAGAGCAGCTTCTTACCCGGGTGCGCCCACTGGTAGGCGAGGAGCGCGCGGACGCCGGCGGCCCGGTCGGAGCCCGCGGGCAGCCGGGTGAACAGCGTGCCCTTGCCGTGCACCACCTCGTCGTGGCTGAGCGGCAGCAGGAAGTTCTCGGCGGTCGCGTAGCTCAGCGAGAAGACGAGACGGTCCTGGGCGCGGTGCCGCTCGTGGTGGGGGAGAGCGATGAAGTCGAGGACGTCGTGCATCCAGCCGAGGTTCCATTTGAGGTCGAACCCGAGTCCGCCGCGCCCGGTCGGCGCGGTGACCCCGGGCCACGCGGTGGATTCCTCGGCGATCATCAGGGCGCCCGGAATCCGTTGGTGCACAGCGTCGTTGAGTTCCTGGAGGAAGTCGACGGCGTCGTCGTTCTCGTGGGTGCCGCGGGCGTTGGGGCGCCACTGGCTGGGGCCGCGCGAGTAGTCGAGGTAGAGCATCGCGGCGACGGCGTCGACGCGCAGACCGTCGAGATGGAACTCCTCGCACCAGAACAGCGCGCTCGCGATGAGGAAGTCGCGGACCTCGGCGCGGCCCCAATCGAACGCGTAGGTGCCCCAGTCCGGCTGTTCGCGGCGCAGCGGATCGGCGTGCTCGTAGAGCGGTGTGCCGTCGAACCGGCCGAGCGCGAACTCGTCCTTGGCGAAGTGCGCGGGCACCCAGTCGAGCAGCACCCCGATCCCGGACGTGTGCAGATGGTCGACGAAGAAGCGGAAGTCGTCGGGCGTGCCCAGCCGCGTGGTCGGCGCGAAGTACGAGCCCACCTGATACCCCCACGACCCGCCGTACGGATGCTCGGTGATCGGCAACAGCTGCACGTGGGTGAAGCCCAGTGCCGCTACGTGATCGGCGAGCAACGGCGCCAGCTCCCGGTATCGCAGGCCGGGCCGCCACGACGGCAGGTGCACCTCGTACATCGAGATCGGCCGGCGCCGCGGGTCCGTGCGTGCGCGGCGCGCGAGCCAGGCGTCGTCGTGCCACGGGTACGACGACGCCGGGGTGACCACCGACGCGGTCTCCGGCGGGCACTGCGCGGCCCTGGCGAGGGGATCGGCTTTGTCGCGCACCACCCCGTCGGCGCCGGTCACCCGGTACTTGTAGCGGTCTCCCGGTCGTGCGCCGTGGACGACGGCCGACCACACGCCGTCGCGGCCCCGGGACATCGGGTGCCGGCGGCCGAGCCAGGAATCGAAGTCGCCGAAGACGGTCACCGCGTGCGCGTTCGGCGCCCACACCCGGAACTCGACGCCGTCGCCGAGAACGAAGGCGCCCTGGCGTTCCCAGAGCGGGATCACGAGTGGTCTCGGCGCGGAGGTTCCGGCGCGGACAGCCGGCGCAGGGCCGAGCGCACAACGGCCGGGTCGACGGTCCGCCAGAACGGCGGCAGCCCGGCCACCAGGTAGCCGCCGTAGCGAGCGGTGACCAGCCGGGAATCGAGCACGGCTACCACGCCGCGGTCGCCGTCGGCGCGCAGCAGCCGGCCCGCGCCCTGGGCCAGCAGCAGCGCCGCGTGGTTGGCCGACACGGTGAGGAAACCGTTGCCGCCGTGCGCATCCACGTCACGCTGGCGCGCGGCCAGCAGCGGGTCGTCGGGCCGGGGGAAGGGGATCCGGTCGATCAGGACCAGACTCAGCGACCGGCCGGGAACGTCGACGCCCTGCCACAGCGACAGCGTTCCGAACAGGCACGTCGGCTCGTCGGCCGCGAACTTCTCGATGAGGCTCGACGTGGTGTCGTCGCCCTGACAGAGGATCGGCATTCCCAGCCGCTCGCGCAGCGCCTCGGCGGCCTGCTTGGCGGCGCGCATCGAGGAGAACAGGCCCAAGCTGCGACCGCCCGCGGCGTTGATCAGGTCGGCCATCTCGTCGAGGGTGGCCTCGGCCGGTCCGTCGCGGCCCGGTGCCGGAAGCTTCTTGGCGACGTACAGGATCGCCGAGCGGGGATAGTCGAACGGGGAGCCGACGTCCAGTCCGCGCCAGGTCGCGTCGTCGTCGCCCTCGGTGTGCGCCGGGAGCCCCCAAGTCCGCGCGAGCGCGTTGAAGTTGCCGCCGATGGTCAGCGTGGCGGAGGTCAGGATCACCGTGGCGTTCTCGAACAGCGAGGTGCGCAGCAGCCCGGCCACGTTGAGCGGAGCGATGAAGAGCGCACGACGGGTCGCGCCGCCGCGGGGCAGGCGCTCTTCGGACAGCCAGATCACGTCGCGGCGCTTGGCCGGATCGGGTTCGGTGAAGACGGTCAGGATGCGCACGACGGTGTCGTGCAGGTTCTCCGTGGCGCTGATCGCCATCTGCCGGGACGCCGCCGCATCGGCGTCGGCGGGCTGCGACTTGTCGGTGGGCGCGATCTCGGTCCGCGCCTCCCAGAGGCGATCGCGCAGCGAGGCGAGGACCTCGGCGGCACCCGCGGGCAGCCGCAGCCATTCGCCGACGCGGGCGTCGTCGAGGAGGAGTTCCAGCTGCTGCGCGGCCCCGGCCAGGGTCTCGGCGGTCTCGGTGGAGATCAGTTTGCCTGCCCGGCGGCTCACGTAGCTGACGCCCGCGGCCGACAGTTCCTCGGTGGAGACCGAGGTGATCCGGTCCACCAGCTCGTGCGCCTCGTCGATCACCACCACGTCGTGCTCGGGCAGGATCGTCGCCGGGCTCATCGCGTCGATGGCCAGCATGGCGTGGTTGGTGACCACGACGTCGGCCTGCGCGGCCCGGCGGCGCGCCGCTTCGGCGAAGCAGTCCTCGCCGAACTCGCAGGCGGACGCGCCGATGCACTCGCGGGAGCTGACGCTCACCTGCCGCCACGACTTGCCGTCGACGCCCGGGTTCAGGTCGTCCCGGTCGCCGGTCTCGGTCTCCGAAGCCCATTCGCGAATGCGCTTGATGTCCCGCCCCATCCGGGAGAGCTCGAACGCGTCGAACATGCCCTCCTCGGGCTCCTCCGCGGCGCCGGAGTGAATCTTGTTGAGGCACAGGTAGTTCGCGCGCCCTTTGAGGATCGCGAACGACGGTTCACGACCGACCGGCCCGGCCAGTGCGCCGCTGAGCCGGGGCAGGTCGCGCTCGGTCAACTGCCGCTGCAATGCGATGGTCGCGGTGGAGACGACGACGGTGTCGCCGGTCTCGACGGCGTGCCGGACGGCCGGCACCAGATAGGCGAGCGACTTGCCGGTGCCGGTGCCGGCCTGCACGGCGAGGTGCCGCTCGTCGTCGATCGCCTCGGCGACGGCCGACGCCATGGTCAGCTGCCCGTCGCGGCGGGAGCCGCCGAGCGCGGACACCGCCGCCTCGAGCAGCGCGGGCACGTCGGGCAGTGTGGACTCGGTGCGCTCGCTCACTCGGCCACGGCGCCGGTGTACAGCAGTTCGCCCTCGAATGTGACGCCGGCCTCGCGCAACCGCGCCTCGGCGCGCTCCCACGACCGCGGGGAGATGGCCGCGGTGAAGTTGAGCAGCACGCGCGTGTCGAAACCGGCGCGGGCCGCGTCGAGCGCGGTCGCGGCGACGCAGTAGTCGGCGGCCAGCCCGGCCACGTCCACCGCCCGGATACCCCGGGTCCGCAGCCAGTCGGTGAGCGACTCGCCGTCGTCGGTGGTGCCCTCGAAGCCCGAGTACGCCGCGCTGTAGGCGCCCTTGGAGAAGACCGCGTCGAAGTCCACGTCGTCGAGTTCGGGGTGGAAGCCGACGCCGTCGGTGTGCACCACGCAGTGCGGCGGCCACGAGTCGACATAGTCGGGGTGCTCGGAGAAGTGGTCGCCCGGATCGATGTGATAGTCCCGGGTGGCGACGACCACGTCGTACTCGCCGACCAGGGTGGTGACCGCGACCGCGACCGCACCGCCGCCGGACACGGCGAGCGAGCCGCCCTCGCAGAAGTCGTTCTGGACGTCGACGACGATCAGTGCGCGGTGCGGATGGCTCATGGGGTCTCCGGGGTCGGGGTGTCGGCGAAGCGGGTGCCGATGGCCGGTTCGCCGTGGCTCAGGCCGAGGCCCTCCCACGGCAGGCTCACCAGCCCGCGGGCCAGATGGGTGCGCGCGTCGGTGAGCGTCGGCAGCCCGTCGACCCGATCCCCGCCGCGGACCAGCGGGATCTGGAGTTCGCGCACGTTCAGGGTACCGGCCGCGTCCGGCGGCAACGCGGTGCCGTCGCGGTAGAGGATCTCCTCGACCACCGTGCCGGTGTCGCGGGCCGTGCGGACCGCCCGCTTGGCGCCGCCGCGGCTCTCCTTGTGGCTGGCCCGCTTGGACACCGGGATGCCGTCCACTTCCACGAGCTTGTAGACCATGCCCGCGGTGGGCGCGCCGCTGCCGGTCACCAGCGACGTCCCCACGCCGTAGATGTCCACCGGTTCGGCGCGCAGCGACGCGATCGCGTACTCGTCGAGGTCGCCGCTGACGACGATCTTGGTCCGCGTCGCCCCGAGGTCGTCGAGCTGCTGGCGGACCTGCCGGGCGAGCATGCCGAGGTCGCCGGAGTCGATGCGCACCGCGTTGAGTTCGGGCCCGGCCACCTCGATCGCGTTCCGCACGCCGGTGGTGATGTCGTAGGTGTCGACCAGCAGGGTGGTGCCGGTGCCGAGCCGGGCGATCTGCGCGGCGAACGCGGCGCGCTCCCCGCCGCTCCCGGCGAAGGAGAGCGTCCAGGCGTGCGCCGCGGTGCCTGCGCTGGGCACACCGTAGGTGCGGGCGGCCTCCAGGTTGCTGGTGGCGGTGAGTCCGGCCAGATAGGCGGCGCGGGCGGCCGCGACGGCGGCGCGCTCGTGGGTGCGCCGCGAGCCCATCTCGATGATCGGGCGCCCGGCGGCCGCGGACACCATGCGGGCGGCGGCCGAGGCGATCGCGCTGTCGTGGTTGAGGATCGAGAGGACCAGCGTCTCCAGGATCACGGCCTCGGCGAAGCCGCCGCGCACGGTGAGCACGGGGGAGCCCGGGAAGTAGAGCTCGCCTTCGGCGTAGCCGTCGATCTCGCCGGAGAAGCGGTAGCCGGCCAGCCAGTCGAGGGTGGCCTCGTCGACGATGCCGGTCAGCGCGCGCAGTTCGTCGTCGGTGAACCGGAAGTCGGCGAGTTCGTCGAGCAGTCGCCCGGTACCGGCGACCACCCCGTAGCGGCGGCCGTCGGGCAGCCTGCGGGCGAAGACCTCGAAGACGCAACGACGGTCGGCGGTCCCGGCCGCGAGCGCCGCGGAGATCATGGTGAGCTCGTACTGATCGGTCAGCAGCGCGGTACTGGTCACATTCGCTACCCTATAGCTCATGGCGCTCGAGGAATCGGCACCCGGGACGAGCACCGGTACGGCGGTCGCCGAACCGGAAGCTGCCGTCGACCGACCCTGGGTCACCATCGTCTGGGACGACCCGGTGAATCTCATGAACTACGTGTCGTACGTGTTCCAGAAGCTCTTCGGCTATTCCGAGCCGAAGGCGCGCGAGCTGATGCTTCAGGTCCATCACGAGGGCAAGGCCGTGGTCTCGTCCGGCGACCGCGCGAAGATGGAGGGCGACGTCCGCAAACTGCATGCGGCGGGCCTGTGGGCCACCATGCAGCACGACTCCTGATGCGCACCTGGACGCGGCGCGGCACCGGTGGCGAGGCGCGGATCTGCTCCAATCTGGAGAGCTACGAATGCCAGCTCCTCGCGTCGATGGTCACCTCGACGTCGGAGATCCTGTCCGAACGGGCCGAGTCCGCGCCGCGCGATTCGCTCGCCGATCTGACCGGGATCCGGACCGGTCACACCACCGCGCCGAAGGACGTCACCCTCGGCCGTCTGCTGCCCGACTTCCATCGCCCCGACCAGGACGAGCTGCTGGCCGCCGGGCCGGTCGCGGCCGACCTGAACGGCGCGCTGCGCAGTCTCAACGAGCCGCGGATCATCGACGCCAAACTGACCGCGGCGGCGGTGGTGCTCGACACGCTGCCGGCCGGGGGCGGCGACGTGGCCCTGACCGAGGAGGAGGCCGACGAGTGGCTCACCGCGCTCAACGACGTGCGGCTGGCCCTCGGTGCGATGCTCGGCATCACCGATGACCACGGCACTCCGGCCCCGGACGACCCGCACGCCGGTCACTACGACGTCTACCAGTGGCTCACCGTGGTACAGGAACTGCTGGTCGAGGCGTTGATGGGGCCGTGCTGACGCGGCCGGGCGACCGGATCACCGACATCGCCGGGATCACCGTCGGGAATCACACGCGGCTCGACGACGACGTGGTGCTCGGCACGCTCACCGAACCCGGGACGGGGTGGGCCACCGGCACCACCGTGGTGGTCGTGCCGGACGGCGCCACGACCGCGGTCGACGTCCGCGGCGGCGGCCCCGGCACCCGTGAGACCGATCTGCTCGACCCGGTGAACACCGTCCGCGGCGCGCACGCGATCGTGCTGTGCGGCGGCAGCGCCTATGGACTGGCGGCCGCGGACGGCGTGATGGCCGAGCTCGAGCGCGACGGCCGCGGGATCGGCATGGATCTGCTCGGGCACACGGTGCCGATCGTTCCGGCGGCGGTGATCTTCGACCTGCCGGTCGGCGGCTGGACGCAGCGTCCCGACGTCTCGTTCGGCGCCGCCGCCTACCGGGCCGCCGCGGCCGACTTCGCGATCGGGACCGCGGGCGCCGGCACCGGTGCCCGCGCGGGAGCGCTCAAGGGCGGGCTGGGGACGTCGTCCATCCGGCTCGCCGACGGGCCCGCGCGCGGACTGACGGTGGGTGCGCTGGTGGTGGCCAATCCGGTCGGCGCGGTGATCGATCCGGTCACCGGATTGCCGTGGGGCGGAGACGATCTGGCCCATCACGGACTGGTGCCGCCGGATCCCGGCGAGGTGGCCGCCTACGCGGCGCTCGATGCCAAGGGGACGGCTCTCAACACCACGATCGGGGTGGTCGCGACCGATGCGGCGCTGCCGGTCGCCGCGACCCGCCGGCTGGCGATGTCCGGGCACGACGGCCTGGCGCGGGCGGTGCGGCCGGCGCACTCGCCGCTCGACGGTGACACGCTGTTCGCGGTCGCCACCGGTGGCGTGGCCGCCGACCCCGGGGCGGCGGTGCCGATGCCGCCGGGCATGGATCCGGATGCGCCGGTGATCGCGGCGCTGTGCGAGGCGGCGGCCACCGCCGTGCAACGCGCCGTGGTGTCGGCGGTGCTTGCGGCGACGTCGGTGGCGGGTGTGCCCGCGTACCGGGACGTGCTGCCGTCGGCGTGGGCGGCTCGGTGACCGGGCGGAACGTCCCGGCGCGTACCGACGAGTCCTGGCCGCGGTGGCAGCGCAGCGCGGTGACCATGGCGGTGATCGTCGCCGGGCTCTTCGTGATCGAGATCGTCGACGCCGCCACCAGGTACCGGCTGGACCGGCACGGGATCGTGCCGCGGTCCGTCGACGGCCTGACCGGCATCCTGTGGGCACCGCTGCTACACACCGACTTCGCGCATCTGATCGCCAACGTGATCCCGGGTGCGGTGCTCGGCTTCCTGCTGCTCATGTCGGGGAGGTTCCTGGTGGTCACCGCGATCGTCTGGGTGATCTCCGGGCTCGGGGTGTGGCTCACCGCGCCGCCGCAGTCGGTGACCGTGGGCGCCTCCGGAGTGATCTTCGGCTGGCTGACCTATCTGCTGGTCCGCGGCATCTTCAACCGCGACGTCTGGCAGGTGCTGATCGGTCTGGTGATCCTGGTGGTGTACGGCGGGGTGCTGTGGGGAGTGCTGCCGTCCGCCGGCTCGGTGAGCTGGCAGGGGCACCTCTTTGGCGCGGCGGGCGGCGTACTGGCAGCCTGGACCCTGGCCGGGAACGACCGCCGCGGCCGTCTCCCGCGGGACGGTCGCCCGCAGAACGAAGGAGGCCCGAGATCTCTCTCGACGTGAACCAGGCCCCGATCGGGATCTTCGACTCCGGTGTCGGCGGCCTGACCGTCGCCCGCGCGATCATCGACCAGCTGCCCGACGAGGACGTGCTGTACATCGGTGACACGGCGAACGGGCCGTACGGTCCGCTCACCATCCCGGAGATCCGGCGGCACGCACTGGCCATCGGTGACGAACTGATGCGCCGCGGCGTGAAGGCCATCGTGATCGCCTGCAACACCGCCTCGGCGGCCTGCCTCAGCGACGCGCGTGAGCGCTACGCGCCGATCCCGGTGATCGAGGTGGTGCGCCCGGCGGTGCGCCGTGCGATCGTCGCCACCAAGAACCGCCGGATCGGGGTGCTCGGCACCGAGGCCACGATCGCCTCGCGCGCCTACCAGGACGCGTTCGGGGTGGTGCCCGATCTGGAGGTGACGGCGGTGGCCTGTCCGCGGTTCGTCGACTTCGTCGAGCGCGGCATCACCTCCGGCCGGCAGATCCTCGGGCTCGCTGAGGGCTACCTGGAACCGCTTCAGGAGGCGGGCGTCGACACCGTGGTGCTCGGCTGCACGCACTACCCGTTGCTGTCCGGCGTGATCCAACTCGTCATGGGCGACGACGTGACCCTCGTGTCGAGCGCCGAGGAGACCGCCAAGGACACCTTCAAGATGCTCACCGAGACCGACACCCTGCACCCGCACACCGGACGCGGCGCGGCCCGAATGTTTTCTGCCACAGGCGATCCCGCGTCCTTTCAGAGGCTTTCGACCCGGTTTCTAGGGCCGACCGTCGGTGATGTGACCCACGTGTAGGCGCGCCCGGGCCCGATGACGGGACGGGCGACAGGCGGGGGTTTGACGTCTCTCGTCAGGCGTGTCGTGGCAGAGTGGTCACCATGCGTTTGACGGTCCTCGGATGCTCCGGCAGTGTGAACGGCCCGAATGGTCCGTGTTCGGGCTACCTTCTGCAGGCCGATGGACACGACCCGGTTCTGGTCGACTGCGGACACGGAGTGTTCGGCGTTCTGCTGCAGCACGCGGACCCGAACCGGGTGGCCGTCATGCTCTCCCATCTGCATGCCGACCACTGTCTCGACCTGCCCGCCATGCTGGTCTGGCGACGCTGGGCGCCGGAGAAGGCCACCGAACGCTCGCTGCTGTTCGGCCCGCCCGGCACCGCGTTGCGGATCGGTTCGGCGTCGTCGGAGTATCCCGGAGAAGTGGACGACATCAGCGACACCTACGACGTCCACGAGTGGGTCGACCGTGCGCCGGTGACGGTCAACGGGCTGACCGTGGAGCCGTTCAAGGTCGCGCACCCGCCGTCGACCTTCGGGCTGCGCATCACCGGACCCGACGGGGAGGTCCTGGTCTACAGCGGCGACACCGGCTACGCGGATGTCGTCGTCGACCTGGCCCGTGATGCGGACCTGTTCCTGTGCGAGGCGTCGTGGACGCACGCCCCGGATCGGCGCCCGCCGGACATGCATCTGTCCGGCGTCGAGGCGGGCCGGCTGGCATCGCGGGCCCGGGTGCGCTCGCTCGCGCTGACGCACATCGTGCCGTGGGCCGACGCCGACGAGATCCTCGACGAGGCCAGCGGCGAGTACAAGGGCCCCCTCCAGCTGGTCCACCAGGGCCAGGTGATCGAGGTCCGTCCGCCGTTCCCGGGCTGAGTTCGCGACGCTCGGACGCGGCCCGCGACACCCGGACTGAACGCGACGACCGCCGGTGTCGCGCCGGTACCTGACTGTCGCGTCCGGAATCCGGGTGTCGCGAACGGGGGCCTCGCGCGGCGGATCAGCGGCCGGAGAGTCGCGTGATGCCGTGCGCGCGCAGGTGCTTTTCCAGAAGAGGGATCATCCGTCGGTTGCGGAGGTCGTCCCAGATCGCGCGGACGACGTCGAGCCCGAGTTCCCGGAGCTTGTCCTCTCGAAGTTTCTCGGCGATCACCACGTCCGACGGTGCCTGGCCGGGGCCGAGGTACTCGCCGCCGTACTTGACTCGGCCATCGAACTCCAGGACCACCTTGCCGTCGAAGTCGTGGTCGACGTAGGCGACCGTGTCGTCGTGGAGGTCGTAGCGCTTCTGCAACGTGGGCACGGGAAGCCCCGCCTCGACGATCTGCGCGCGGCACCACGATTCGCCCGGGTTCGCGGCGAGCGCGTCGCCGTGTCGTACGGCGGCTCTCGCCCGCGAGACACCTTTCCGGGGTCGTTCGAGGAGCCGCTGCAATTCGTCCCGCGTCACTCCGCGTTTCAAGCCGGAATCGACCACCGCGAGGGACTGGGCGAACGACGATGATGTCGCGGCGACATCGGTGACCGTCCTCGCCAGCGAGGTCACGCGGACACCGTCAACGACCACGATGTCGTCTTCGGTGAGTGACCCGGTGTGAAATACCGTCGTACGGCCCTTCACGGCTCCACCGGTCGCGGCGCCGCTGGTCAGATGTACGAGCTTC
The nucleotide sequence above comes from Gordonia sp. PP30. Encoded proteins:
- a CDS encoding cyclic nucleotide-degrading phosphodiesterase, with the protein product MRLTVLGCSGSVNGPNGPCSGYLLQADGHDPVLVDCGHGVFGVLLQHADPNRVAVMLSHLHADHCLDLPAMLVWRRWAPEKATERSLLFGPPGTALRIGSASSEYPGEVDDISDTYDVHEWVDRAPVTVNGLTVEPFKVAHPPSTFGLRITGPDGEVLVYSGDTGYADVVVDLARDADLFLCEASWTHAPDRRPPDMHLSGVEAGRLASRARVRSLALTHIVPWADADEILDEASGEYKGPLQLVHQGQVIEVRPPFPG
- the murI gene encoding glutamate racemase — encoded protein: MNQAPIGIFDSGVGGLTVARAIIDQLPDEDVLYIGDTANGPYGPLTIPEIRRHALAIGDELMRRGVKAIVIACNTASAACLSDARERYAPIPVIEVVRPAVRRAIVATKNRRIGVLGTEATIASRAYQDAFGVVPDLEVTAVACPRFVDFVERGITSGRQILGLAEGYLEPLQEAGVDTVVLGCTHYPLLSGVIQLVMGDDVTLVSSAEETAKDTFKMLTETDTLHPHTGRGAARMFSATGDPASFQRLSTRFLGPTVGDVTHV